The nucleotide sequence CTTCCTGAACGTTCGCGATCGCTCGAGTCAGTTCGATCGAGATACGGACGTAGTGCTTCAGGAGAATTCCCTTTTGCCCCTGCAGAGAACCCTTCTGCAGGGTTGCTTGTTTGCGCGTTTTTTGCCCAGCAGTGTAGTACCCGTCATGCCCAGAAAAGTAGTAGCGATTATCAAGCTGGCGATCGAAGCCGGTAAGGCAAACCCAGCTCCCCCCATCGGCCCTGCCTTGGGTCAGCACGGGGTCAACATCATGATGTTCTGCAAAGAATACAACGCCAAAACCGCCGACCAGGCGGGCACTGTTGTACCGGTAGAAATCTCGGTGTACGAGGATCGAAGCTTTACCTTCATTCTCAAAACCCCTCCCGCTGCCGTTTTGATTAAAAAAGCGGCTGGCATCGAGCGCGGCTCGGGGATGTCCCACACTGAAAAAGTGGGTTCCATCACCCAAGCGCAACTGCGTCAAATTGCCGAAACCAAGTTGCCCGACCTCAACACCAACAATGTTGAGGCTGCCATGTGCATCATCGCCGGTACCGCCCGCAACATGGGCGTCACCGTTGCGGAATAAGCGCGAGATCGCTCAGCCTGCGTTCCTAAAAGATCGCTATTGAGTCGCGATCGTCCCTGTAAACTCAATCGCCTCTGTAAACCCAATCGTTGGGGGAGAGGGCCATTCCCTCGCTAAGACCCCGAGGAGCTCTAAATGTCTAAAAAACTGTCGAAGCGGATGCGAGAGCTGCAAGACAAAGTGCAGCTCACCGCTTACGAACCGCTAGCAGCCCTGCAGTTGCTCAAAGAAACTGCCACCGCCAAGTTTGACGAAGCTGCTGAAGTTCACGTGCGCTTGGGCATCGATCCCAAGTATGCCGACCAACAAATTCGCACCACTGTGGTGCTGCCGAAAGGCACCGGTCAGACCGTGCGGGTGGGGGTCATCGCCCGTGGCGAAAAGGTCAACGAGGC is from Synechococcus sp. PCC 7336 and encodes:
- the rplK gene encoding 50S ribosomal protein L11, which encodes MPRKVVAIIKLAIEAGKANPAPPIGPALGQHGVNIMMFCKEYNAKTADQAGTVVPVEISVYEDRSFTFILKTPPAAVLIKKAAGIERGSGMSHTEKVGSITQAQLRQIAETKLPDLNTNNVEAAMCIIAGTARNMGVTVAE